From Micromonospora nigra, one genomic window encodes:
- the aroQ gene encoding type II 3-dehydroquinate dehydratase: MRVYVLNGPNLGRLGTRQVDVYGTTSYADLVALCERTGRELGLDVVVRQTDAEHDLIGWLHSAADEAAAVVLNPAAWSHYSIAVRDACALLRGPLVEVHISNIHAREEFRRHSVVSAVATGVICGLGPDGYRLALHHLAAIRDQSA, from the coding sequence ATGAGGGTGTACGTGCTCAACGGGCCGAACCTGGGCCGGCTCGGCACCCGGCAGGTCGACGTGTACGGCACGACCAGCTACGCCGACCTGGTGGCCCTCTGCGAGAGGACCGGGCGTGAACTCGGCCTCGACGTCGTCGTGCGGCAGACCGACGCCGAGCACGACCTGATCGGTTGGCTGCACTCCGCCGCCGACGAGGCCGCCGCCGTGGTGCTGAACCCGGCGGCCTGGTCGCACTACTCGATCGCGGTGCGGGACGCCTGCGCGTTGCTGCGCGGCCCGCTGGTGGAGGTGCACATCTCCAACATCCACGCCCGCGAGGAGTTCCGGCGGCACTCGGTGGTCTCCGCCGTGGCGACCGGCGTGATCTGCGGCCTCGGCCCCGACGGCTACCGCCTGGCGCTGCATCACCTCGCCGCCATTCGGGACCAGTCGGCCTGA
- the aroC gene encoding chorismate synthase — protein sequence MLRWLTAGESHGPALVALLEGVPAGVEVTSADIAGELARRRLGYGRGARMAFEQDEVEFIGGLRHGVTLGSPVAIRVGNSEWPKWQTVMAADPVDADELAGQARNAPLTRPRPGHADLAGMQKYGHTDARPILERASARETAARVAVGTVAKALVKQALGIEIVSHVVELGPVAAKPGLRPVPGDAERIDADPLRCLDPEASARMVAEVDAAKKAADTLGGVVEVLAYGVPPGLGSHVQWDRKLDARLATALMSIQAIKGVEIGDGWQQARSRGSEAHDEIVPTATGVRRITDRAGGLEGGITTGEPLRVKAAMKPISSLNRALSTVDVTTGEPATAINQRSDVCAVPAAAVVAEAMVALVLAEAATEKFGGDSVAEIRRNLAGYLDALVIR from the coding sequence GTGTTGCGCTGGCTGACTGCAGGTGAATCGCACGGTCCCGCCCTCGTTGCCCTGTTGGAGGGGGTTCCCGCCGGGGTGGAGGTGACCTCCGCCGACATCGCCGGGGAGCTGGCCCGCCGTCGCCTCGGCTACGGCCGGGGCGCCCGGATGGCCTTCGAGCAGGACGAGGTCGAGTTCATCGGCGGCCTTCGGCACGGGGTGACCCTGGGCAGCCCGGTCGCGATCCGGGTGGGCAACTCGGAGTGGCCGAAGTGGCAGACCGTGATGGCCGCCGACCCGGTCGACGCCGACGAGCTGGCCGGGCAGGCGCGCAACGCCCCGCTGACCCGCCCCCGGCCCGGCCACGCCGACCTGGCCGGCATGCAGAAGTACGGCCACACCGACGCCCGGCCGATCCTGGAACGGGCCAGCGCCCGGGAGACCGCGGCCCGGGTGGCCGTCGGCACCGTCGCCAAGGCGCTGGTGAAGCAGGCGCTGGGCATCGAGATCGTCTCGCACGTCGTCGAGCTGGGGCCGGTGGCCGCGAAGCCGGGGCTGCGACCCGTGCCGGGCGACGCCGAGCGCATCGACGCCGACCCGCTGCGCTGCCTCGACCCCGAGGCCAGCGCCCGGATGGTCGCGGAGGTCGACGCCGCGAAGAAGGCCGCCGACACCCTCGGCGGCGTGGTCGAGGTGCTGGCGTACGGGGTGCCGCCGGGCCTGGGCAGCCACGTGCAGTGGGACCGCAAGCTCGACGCCCGGTTGGCGACCGCGCTGATGTCGATCCAGGCGATCAAGGGGGTGGAGATCGGCGACGGCTGGCAGCAGGCCCGCTCCCGTGGTTCGGAGGCGCACGACGAGATCGTGCCCACCGCCACCGGCGTCCGGCGGATCACCGACCGGGCCGGTGGGCTGGAGGGCGGCATCACCACCGGTGAGCCGCTGCGGGTGAAGGCCGCCATGAAGCCGATCTCGTCGCTGAACCGGGCCCTGTCGACCGTGGACGTGACCACCGGAGAGCCGGCCACCGCGATCAACCAGCGCTCCGACGTGTGTGCGGTGCCCGCCGCAGCCGTCGTCGCCGAGGCGATGGTGGCGCTGGTGCTGGCCGAGGCGGCCACCGAGAAGTTCGGCGGCGACTCGGTCGCCGAGATCCGGCGCAACCTCGCCGGTTACCTCGACGCCCTGGTGATCCGGTGA
- the pyrR gene encoding bifunctional pyr operon transcriptional regulator/uracil phosphoribosyltransferase PyrR, which translates to MACPPAVPTSSPRQPSVKMILTEADVHRVVDRIAHQILEKTQGAADTVLLGIPTRGAPLARRLAARISAFEGIDVPVGVLDITLYRDDLRRHATRAVGPTQVPAGGIDGRRVVLVDDVLFSGRTVRAALDALNDVGRPSSVQLAVLVDRGHRQLPIRADYVGKNIPTALAESVKVTLAETDGVDEVKLYGGATS; encoded by the coding sequence GTGGCCTGCCCACCGGCTGTCCCCACATCGTCGCCGCGACAACCCTCGGTGAAGATGATCCTGACCGAGGCCGACGTGCACCGCGTAGTCGACCGGATCGCCCACCAGATCCTGGAGAAGACCCAGGGTGCCGCCGACACGGTCCTGCTCGGCATCCCCACCCGGGGCGCGCCCCTGGCCAGACGCCTCGCCGCCCGGATCAGCGCCTTCGAGGGCATCGACGTACCGGTCGGTGTGCTCGACATCACGCTCTACCGCGACGACCTGCGCCGGCACGCCACCCGCGCGGTCGGCCCGACCCAGGTCCCCGCCGGTGGCATCGACGGCAGGCGGGTCGTCCTCGTCGACGACGTGCTCTTCTCCGGCCGCACCGTGCGCGCCGCCCTCGACGCGCTGAACGACGTCGGCCGGCCGTCGTCGGTGCAACTCGCCGTCCTGGTCGACCGGGGTCACCGGCAGCTGCCCATCCGCGCCGACTACGTCGGCAAGAACATCCCGACCGCGCTGGCCGAGAGCGTGAAGGTCACCCTCGCCGAGACCGACGGCGTCGACGAGGTCAAGCTCTACGGGGGAGCCACCTCATGA
- a CDS encoding DUF2243 domain-containing protein yields the protein MAEGTIDGADIRLPATILGVGLGGFVDGIVLHQVLQWHHLLSSTDSDNIGVRDYPVDTVAGLEMNTLWDGIFHVVTWVAVLTGLALLYSRVTRSRGRLWRSPMLWGWALIGWGLFNLVEGVVDHHVLAIHHVRAGPDQLWWDLGFLALGVVFIVVGWLVQRRARAVDLCAADEQATTPTTDR from the coding sequence ATGGCGGAAGGAACCATCGACGGCGCGGACATCCGGCTGCCCGCCACCATCCTCGGCGTCGGCCTCGGCGGATTCGTCGACGGGATCGTGCTGCACCAGGTGTTGCAGTGGCACCACCTGCTCAGCAGCACCGACAGCGACAACATCGGAGTCCGTGACTACCCGGTCGACACCGTCGCGGGGCTGGAGATGAACACGCTCTGGGACGGCATCTTCCACGTGGTCACCTGGGTGGCGGTGCTGACCGGGCTGGCCCTGCTCTACTCCCGGGTGACCCGGTCCCGGGGCCGGCTCTGGCGCTCGCCGATGCTGTGGGGCTGGGCGTTGATCGGCTGGGGGCTGTTCAACCTGGTGGAGGGCGTCGTCGACCACCACGTCCTGGCCATCCACCACGTCCGTGCCGGGCCCGACCAGCTCTGGTGGGACCTCGGCTTCCTCGCCCTCGGCGTGGTGTTCATCGTCGTGGGTTGGCTCGTGCAGCGCCGGGCCCGCGCCGTGGACCTCTGCGCGGCCGACGAGCAGGCAACCACGCCGACCACGGACCGGTGA
- a CDS encoding cytochrome c oxidase assembly protein: MNTALVAGHHAGHATVGPALLVPLAACWVYLAAALRQRGRDGAGWSHWRTAAFAAGCALLATALILPADDFVGHMWQHLLLGMLAPLGLVLGAPGTLALRTVDRRAGRAAVHVLRHPALRPLTHPVTGLLLTAGGLWLLHLTPLYRATLVDPLLHDLVHLHFLVSGCLFTWSMAGPDPGPHRPRVPVRLVVLGAAVVAHASLAQLLYAGLLVDVPAPPEQLRAGATVMYYGGDLAEILLALALLAGWRPGPRRPAATRTAGHRPRPGHRADLSGRAG, from the coding sequence GTGAACACCGCGCTGGTCGCCGGGCACCACGCCGGTCACGCGACCGTCGGGCCGGCGCTGCTCGTGCCCCTGGCGGCCTGCTGGGTCTACCTGGCCGCCGCGCTGCGCCAACGCGGCCGGGACGGAGCCGGTTGGAGCCACTGGCGAACGGCGGCCTTCGCCGCCGGGTGTGCCCTGCTCGCCACGGCGCTGATCCTGCCGGCCGACGACTTCGTCGGGCACATGTGGCAGCATCTCCTGCTCGGCATGCTGGCCCCCCTCGGGCTGGTCCTCGGTGCACCCGGCACGCTGGCCCTACGCACGGTCGACCGGCGGGCCGGGCGGGCGGCGGTCCACGTGCTGCGGCACCCGGCCCTGCGGCCGCTCACCCATCCGGTCACCGGGCTGCTGCTCACCGCCGGCGGGCTCTGGTTGCTCCACCTCACCCCGCTGTACCGGGCCACCCTAGTCGACCCGCTGCTCCACGACCTGGTCCACCTGCACTTCCTGGTCAGCGGATGCCTCTTCACCTGGTCGATGGCCGGCCCGGATCCCGGCCCGCACCGCCCCCGGGTGCCGGTGCGGCTGGTGGTGCTCGGGGCGGCGGTGGTCGCCCACGCGTCCCTCGCCCAACTGCTGTACGCGGGCCTGCTGGTCGACGTCCCCGCCCCGCCGGAGCAGCTGCGTGCCGGGGCCACGGTGATGTACTACGGCGGCGACCTGGCCGAGATCCTGCTCGCCCTCGCCCTCCTGGCCGGCTGGCGCCCGGGGCCCCGACGGCCGGCGGCAACGCGCACCGCCGGGCACCGGCCGCGGCCCGGCCACCGGGCCGACCTCAGTGGCCGAGCAGGGTGA
- the nusB gene encoding transcription antitermination factor NusB, whose protein sequence is MPARRKARKRALDVLFEADLRDHPPVEVLAGYLGRISRPHPDHLDYAVSLVEGVAGHLDRIDELIASYAEGWTLDRMPVVDRNLARIAVYELLYVDEIDDAVAISEAVELARQMSTDDSPRFLNGILGRIAEYATR, encoded by the coding sequence ATGCCGGCGCGTCGCAAGGCGCGCAAGCGGGCGCTGGACGTGCTCTTCGAGGCCGACCTGCGGGACCACCCGCCGGTCGAGGTGCTCGCCGGCTACCTCGGGCGCATCTCCAGGCCCCATCCCGACCACCTGGACTACGCGGTGAGCCTGGTCGAGGGCGTCGCCGGCCACCTCGACCGGATCGACGAGCTGATCGCCAGCTACGCCGAGGGCTGGACGCTGGACCGGATGCCGGTCGTCGACCGCAACCTCGCCCGGATCGCCGTGTACGAGTTGCTCTACGTCGACGAGATCGACGACGCGGTGGCGATCAGCGAGGCCGTGGAGTTGGCCCGGCAGATGTCGACCGACGACTCGCCACGGTTCCTCAACGGCATCCTCGGCCGCATCGCCGAGTACGCCACCCGCTGA
- a CDS encoding shikimate kinase encodes MTAPTRPVCVLVGAPGSGKTTVGQAVAATLGVEFRDTDADIERLAGKPIPEIFVDEGEEHFRTLERAAVAAALASCPGVLALGGGAVLAEDNRAVLIGHRVVHLSVELPDAVKRIGLGAGRPLLAINPRATLKHLLDQRRPLYAEVATATVVTDGRTTEEVAAEVVTLLGH; translated from the coding sequence GTGACCGCACCGACCCGCCCGGTCTGTGTGCTGGTCGGCGCACCCGGCTCGGGCAAGACCACCGTCGGGCAGGCCGTCGCCGCCACGCTCGGCGTCGAGTTCCGCGACACCGACGCCGACATCGAGCGTCTCGCCGGCAAGCCGATCCCGGAGATCTTCGTCGACGAGGGCGAGGAACACTTCCGTACGCTCGAACGGGCGGCCGTGGCGGCGGCGCTGGCCTCCTGCCCGGGGGTGCTCGCCCTCGGCGGCGGCGCGGTGCTCGCCGAGGACAACCGCGCCGTGCTGATCGGGCACCGGGTGGTGCACCTGTCCGTCGAGTTGCCCGACGCGGTGAAGCGGATCGGCCTGGGGGCCGGCCGGCCGCTGCTGGCGATCAATCCGCGCGCCACGCTGAAACACCTGCTGGACCAGCGTCGCCCGTTGTACGCGGAAGTGGCCACGGCCACTGTCGTGACCGACGGGCGGACGACGGAGGAGGTCGCCGCCGAGGTCGTCACCCTGCTCGGCCACTGA
- the efp gene encoding elongation factor P, whose translation MATTNDLKNGLVLNLDGELWAVVEFQHVKPGKGGAFVRTTLKNVLSGKVVDKTFNAGTKVETATVDKRTMQYLYADGEDYVFMDLETFDQITVPDGTVGEAANYLLPEAEATVATHEGVPLYIELPTSVVLEITYTEPGLQGDRSTGGNKPATVETGATVQVPLFITTGEKIKVDTRDGRYLGRA comes from the coding sequence ATGGCCACCACCAACGACCTGAAGAACGGCCTGGTACTCAACCTCGACGGAGAGCTGTGGGCCGTCGTCGAGTTCCAGCACGTCAAGCCTGGTAAGGGTGGTGCGTTCGTGCGTACCACGCTGAAGAACGTGCTGTCCGGCAAGGTGGTCGACAAGACCTTCAACGCGGGCACCAAGGTCGAGACCGCGACCGTGGACAAGCGCACGATGCAGTACCTCTACGCCGACGGCGAGGACTACGTCTTCATGGACCTGGAGACGTTCGACCAGATCACCGTCCCCGACGGGACGGTCGGCGAGGCGGCCAACTACCTGCTGCCCGAGGCCGAGGCCACCGTCGCCACCCACGAGGGTGTTCCGCTCTACATCGAGCTGCCGACCTCCGTGGTGCTGGAGATCACCTACACCGAGCCGGGCCTGCAGGGCGACCGCTCGACCGGTGGCAACAAGCCGGCGACCGTCGAGACCGGCGCGACCGTGCAGGTGCCGCTGTTCATCACCACCGGCGAGAAGATCAAGGTCGACACGCGCGACGGCCGTTACCTCGGCCGCGCCTGA
- a CDS encoding cation:proton antiporter, which yields MLLFAFAAVLLVAVLLSSLAHRTVLSTAVVFLAAGFVLGPETTGVLDVTADAPIVATLAELALFTVLFTDGMRVGWSDLRTAWRLPGRALGWGLPLTLLITAGLGHFVAGLDWPEAFLLGAILAPTDPVFAAALVGNERVPARLRHLLNVESGINDGLALPFVILFLAVAAGSDDLHLDELGTELLLGVVIGVAVPWLALRLERSRFFSASTQYEPLNGVAIGLLVLALGQVTHANLFLAAFAAGVTVATFGERQRESFAHFGEVLAELFKLAALLVFGALISVEFLGEISWPGWVFAVLAIVLARPAALAVSFLGSRLSRTEQFAAMWFGPKGFASVVYGLLVLQAGIPAADAIFHLVALTIVLSILAHSSTDIAIARIFDPVTTPAWYERLRQASAERRERRMTGPDGTEPDGTEPDGTGPGETGPGETGPGETGPDGTVRE from the coding sequence GTGTTGCTCTTCGCGTTTGCGGCGGTGCTGCTGGTCGCCGTGCTGCTGTCCAGCCTCGCCCACCGGACGGTCCTGTCGACAGCGGTGGTGTTCCTGGCGGCCGGCTTCGTGCTCGGCCCGGAGACCACCGGCGTGCTGGACGTCACCGCCGACGCCCCCATCGTGGCGACACTTGCCGAGTTGGCCCTGTTCACCGTGTTGTTCACCGACGGGATGCGGGTCGGGTGGTCGGACCTGCGCACGGCCTGGCGGCTACCCGGTCGGGCGCTCGGCTGGGGGCTCCCGCTGACCCTGCTGATCACCGCGGGGCTGGGTCACTTCGTGGCGGGTCTGGACTGGCCGGAGGCCTTTCTACTGGGCGCGATCCTCGCCCCCACCGACCCGGTCTTCGCCGCCGCACTGGTAGGCAACGAGCGGGTGCCCGCCCGGTTGCGGCACCTGCTCAACGTCGAGTCCGGCATCAACGACGGTCTGGCCCTGCCGTTCGTCATCCTGTTCCTCGCGGTCGCCGCCGGCTCGGACGACCTGCACCTCGACGAGCTCGGGACGGAGCTGCTGCTCGGAGTCGTCATCGGGGTGGCGGTCCCCTGGCTGGCGCTGCGGCTGGAACGGAGCCGCTTCTTCTCCGCCTCCACCCAGTACGAGCCCTTGAACGGGGTCGCGATCGGGCTGCTCGTCCTCGCGCTGGGCCAGGTGACCCACGCCAACCTGTTCCTGGCCGCGTTCGCCGCGGGCGTCACGGTGGCGACCTTCGGCGAGCGGCAGCGGGAGAGCTTCGCGCACTTCGGCGAGGTGCTGGCGGAGCTGTTCAAGCTGGCGGCGCTGCTGGTCTTCGGCGCACTGATCTCGGTCGAGTTCCTCGGGGAGATCTCCTGGCCCGGCTGGGTCTTCGCCGTGCTGGCCATCGTGCTGGCGCGGCCGGCCGCGCTCGCGGTGTCCTTCCTCGGCTCCCGGCTGAGCCGCACCGAGCAGTTCGCCGCCATGTGGTTCGGGCCGAAGGGATTCGCCTCGGTCGTCTACGGACTGCTCGTGCTCCAAGCCGGCATCCCCGCTGCGGATGCCATCTTCCACCTGGTGGCGTTGACGATCGTGCTGTCGATTCTCGCGCACTCCTCCACCGACATCGCGATCGCGCGGATCTTCGACCCCGTCACCACGCCGGCCTGGTACGAGCGGCTGCGACAGGCGTCCGCCGAACGGCGCGAGCGACGCATGACCGGACCGGACGGGACCGAACCGGACGGGACCGAACCGGACGGGACCGGACCGGGCGAAACCGGACCGGGCGAAACCGGACCGGGCGAAACCGGACCGGACGGGACCGTGCGGGAGTGA
- a CDS encoding glycosyltransferase family 2 protein, translating into MTTFPSVSAVVPTRDRPELLRAAVRAIVGQDYPGEVEVVVVYDQSEPDDSVAELSAPGRPVRVVRNTRTPGLAGARNSGVLAATGELVAFCDDDDEWLPGKLRAQAGALAAAPGAQFVSCGIRVSYDGHTVERVLTRASISLADLLRDRMTELHPSTFLIRAAALRDGFGLVDEEIPGSYAEDYEFLLRAARSAPLVNLATPYVLVRWHKRSYFAQRWDTISEALQWLLERYPEFVTQPAGEARVAGQIAFARAASGDRRGAVRWARRTIRRNPREPRAYLALAVAGRVVRADAVLRTLHKRGRGI; encoded by the coding sequence ATGACGACCTTCCCCAGCGTGAGCGCCGTGGTGCCCACCCGGGACCGCCCCGAACTGCTGCGGGCGGCGGTCCGGGCGATCGTCGGCCAGGACTATCCGGGCGAGGTCGAGGTGGTCGTCGTGTACGACCAGTCCGAGCCGGACGACTCCGTCGCGGAGCTGTCCGCGCCGGGACGGCCGGTGCGGGTCGTGCGCAACACCCGCACCCCCGGCCTGGCCGGGGCCCGCAACTCGGGGGTCCTGGCGGCGACGGGTGAACTGGTGGCCTTCTGCGACGACGACGACGAGTGGCTGCCCGGCAAGCTGCGCGCCCAGGCCGGAGCGCTCGCCGCCGCCCCCGGTGCGCAGTTCGTCAGCTGCGGCATCCGGGTCAGCTACGACGGGCACACCGTCGAGCGGGTGCTGACGCGCGCCTCGATCAGCCTGGCCGACCTGCTGCGCGACCGGATGACCGAGCTGCACCCGTCGACGTTCCTGATCCGGGCCGCCGCGCTGCGGGACGGCTTCGGGCTGGTCGACGAGGAGATTCCCGGCAGCTACGCGGAGGACTACGAGTTCCTCCTGCGGGCCGCCCGCAGCGCCCCACTGGTCAACCTGGCCACCCCGTACGTGCTGGTGCGGTGGCACAAGCGGTCGTACTTCGCGCAGCGGTGGGACACCATCTCCGAGGCGTTGCAGTGGTTGTTGGAGCGCTATCCGGAGTTCGTCACCCAGCCGGCGGGGGAGGCCCGGGTCGCCGGCCAGATCGCGTTCGCCCGAGCCGCCTCGGGGGACCGCCGGGGCGCGGTGCGGTGGGCGCGGCGCACCATCCGGCGCAATCCCCGCGAACCCCGCGCGTACCTGGCACTGGCGGTCGCCGGGCGGGTCGTCCGGGCCGACGCGGTGCTGCGCACCCTGCACAAGCGGGGCCGCGGCATCTGA
- the aroB gene encoding 3-dehydroquinate synthase has translation MDETTRIPVGGERPYDVLVGRDLLGNLPGLLPGAARVAVLHAPPLAALAGAVAERLRAGGMTPLPVEVPDAEGGKHADVAARCWDRLGEAGFTRTDAVVGVGGGAVTDLAGFVAACWLRGVRWVPVATSLLGMVDAAVGGKTGINTAVGKNLVGAFHPPVGVLADLSTLDSLPRADLAAGMAEVVKCGFIADPVILDLVERAPTAATDPTDPVARELIERAVRVKADVVAGDLRESGEREMLNYGHTLAHAIEKVEGYRWRHGDAVAVGLVYAGTLARLAGRLDEATAQRHRTVLTALGLPTGYRADAWPQLLATMRVDKKTRGDRLRFVVLDGPARPAILEGPDDELLHAAYREVTG, from the coding sequence ATGGACGAGACGACCCGGATCCCGGTCGGCGGTGAGCGGCCGTACGACGTGCTGGTGGGACGCGACCTGCTGGGCAACCTGCCCGGGCTGCTGCCCGGCGCGGCGCGGGTGGCGGTGCTGCACGCGCCCCCGCTGGCGGCGCTGGCCGGTGCCGTGGCCGAGCGGCTGCGTGCGGGTGGCATGACGCCGCTGCCGGTCGAGGTGCCGGACGCCGAGGGCGGAAAGCACGCCGACGTGGCGGCCCGCTGCTGGGACCGACTCGGGGAGGCGGGCTTCACGCGTACCGACGCGGTGGTCGGTGTGGGCGGCGGCGCGGTCACCGACCTGGCCGGCTTCGTCGCGGCCTGCTGGTTGCGCGGGGTGCGCTGGGTGCCGGTGGCCACCTCGCTGCTGGGCATGGTCGACGCCGCGGTCGGCGGCAAGACGGGCATCAACACCGCCGTCGGCAAGAACCTGGTCGGGGCCTTCCACCCGCCGGTCGGTGTGCTGGCCGACCTGTCGACGCTGGACAGCCTGCCCCGGGCCGACCTGGCCGCCGGGATGGCCGAGGTCGTCAAGTGCGGGTTCATCGCCGACCCGGTCATCCTCGACCTGGTCGAGCGGGCGCCGACGGCGGCCACCGACCCCACCGACCCGGTCGCCCGTGAGCTGATCGAGCGGGCGGTGCGGGTGAAGGCCGACGTCGTCGCCGGTGACCTGCGGGAGTCGGGGGAGCGGGAGATGCTCAACTACGGGCACACCCTGGCCCACGCGATCGAGAAGGTCGAGGGTTACCGCTGGCGGCACGGCGACGCCGTCGCCGTCGGCCTGGTGTACGCGGGCACGCTCGCCCGGCTCGCCGGGCGGCTGGACGAGGCGACCGCGCAGCGGCACCGCACGGTGCTGACCGCGCTCGGCCTGCCCACCGGCTACCGGGCCGACGCCTGGCCGCAACTGCTGGCCACGATGCGGGTCGACAAGAAGACCCGGGGTGACCGGCTGCGCTTCGTGGTGCTCGACGGGCCGGCCCGTCCGGCGATCCTGGAGGGCCCCGACGACGAGCTGCTGCACGCCGCCTACCGGGAGGTGACCGGATGA
- a CDS encoding glycosyltransferase, which yields MNGEATTRREAHAAGQPPRLPAQRGPDGVTRTSVLVAVGTDKHPFVRLVDWLGGWHPTVADRVALTVQHGHTPAPGLPGAVPFLGHDELQSAMAGADLVVCHGGPATILEARRHGRLPIVVPRDPAHGEHVDDHQQLFARRLGEAGMVALCETRQALLDTLATALADPARFDVTVDAATEAGRHAAVRRVGTIVEELVAAAESRRRRPWWRARAGRNGEHSR from the coding sequence GTGAACGGCGAGGCCACGACCCGGCGCGAGGCCCACGCCGCCGGGCAGCCGCCGCGCCTGCCGGCCCAGCGGGGCCCCGACGGAGTGACCCGCACCAGCGTCCTGGTCGCCGTCGGCACCGACAAGCACCCCTTCGTCCGACTCGTCGACTGGCTCGGCGGCTGGCATCCGACGGTCGCCGACCGGGTGGCGCTCACCGTGCAGCACGGCCACACCCCGGCCCCCGGCCTGCCCGGTGCGGTGCCCTTCCTCGGCCACGACGAACTCCAGTCGGCGATGGCGGGTGCCGATCTGGTGGTCTGCCACGGCGGCCCGGCCACCATCCTGGAGGCCCGCCGGCACGGCCGCCTGCCCATCGTGGTCCCGCGCGACCCGGCGCACGGCGAGCATGTCGACGACCACCAGCAGTTGTTCGCCCGCCGTCTCGGCGAGGCCGGCATGGTGGCGCTCTGCGAGACCAGGCAGGCGCTGCTGGACACCCTCGCCACCGCGCTGGCCGACCCGGCCCGGTTCGACGTGACCGTCGACGCCGCCACCGAGGCGGGCCGGCACGCGGCGGTGCGCCGGGTGGGCACGATCGTGGAGGAACTGGTGGCCGCCGCCGAGTCGCGGCGCCGTCGACCCTGGTGGCGGGCGCGGGCCGGCCGGAACGGAGAGCACAGCCGATGA
- a CDS encoding transcriptional regulator, with protein sequence MPSEYAKSLGARLRSIRQQQGLSLQGVEEKSNGRWKAVVVGSYERGDRAVTVSRLAELADFYRVPVSELLPDGSGVRHEPTSKIVLDLERLYDEASEDLAYVARYARAIQQQRGDYNGRVLSIRADDLRALAIVYDASPSGLIERLTEHGVLVADPRAFFAS encoded by the coding sequence ATGCCCTCTGAATACGCGAAGTCTCTGGGCGCCCGCCTGCGCTCCATCCGCCAGCAGCAGGGCCTGTCCCTGCAGGGTGTGGAGGAGAAGTCGAACGGGCGCTGGAAGGCGGTGGTGGTCGGCTCGTACGAGCGCGGCGACCGGGCCGTCACCGTGTCCCGCCTGGCCGAGCTGGCCGACTTCTACCGGGTTCCCGTCTCAGAGCTGCTGCCCGACGGCAGTGGCGTGCGGCACGAGCCCACCAGCAAGATCGTGCTGGACCTGGAGCGCCTGTACGACGAGGCCAGCGAGGACCTCGCCTACGTCGCCCGGTACGCCCGCGCCATCCAGCAGCAGCGCGGCGACTACAACGGCCGGGTGCTGTCGATCCGTGCCGACGACCTGCGCGCCCTGGCGATCGTCTACGACGCCTCGCCGTCCGGCCTGATCGAGCGGCTGACCGAGCACGGCGTGCTCGTGGCCGACCCCCGGGCGTTCTTCGCCTCCTGA